A DNA window from Setaria viridis chromosome 2, Setaria_viridis_v4.0, whole genome shotgun sequence contains the following coding sequences:
- the LOC117842386 gene encoding GDSL esterase/lipase At2g04570 isoform X1 produces MSSLQRYLPWLIFFLLHGGREAAAGKVPAIIVFGDSSVDTGNNNFIPTIARSNFWPYGRDYANGLPTGRFSNGRLATDFISEAFGLPPSIPAYLDTNCSIDQLATGVSFASAATGLDNATAGVLSVITLDEQLAYFKEYTDRLKVAKGDAAAKEIISEALYIWSIGTNDFIENYYNLPERRMQYTVGEYEAYLLGLAEAAIRRVHAVGGRKMDFTGLTPMGCLPAERIGNRGDPGECNEQYNAVARTFNAKLQDLVAKLNKDLRGLRLVFADTYQLLATVVSKPADYGFDNAVQGCCGTGLFEAGYFCSFSTSMLCGNANKYVFFDAIHPTEKMYKLLADTVINTTLHVFL; encoded by the exons ATGTCATCACTCCAGAGGTACTTGCCGTGGCTGATCTTCTTCTTGCTTCACGGCGGGCGAGAAGCGGCGGCCGGGAAGGTGCCGGCAATCATCGTCTTCGGCGACTCGTCCGTTGATACGGGCAACAACAACTTCATCCCGACCATCGCGCGGAGCAACTTCTGGCCTTACGGTCGCGACTACGCCAACGGCCTCCCCACGGGCCGCTTTTCCAACGGCCGCCTCGCCACCGACTTCATCTCCGAGGCCTTCGGACTGCCGCCCTCAATCCCCGCCTACCTCGACACAAACTGCTCCATCGACCAGCTCGCCACCGGCGTCtccttcgcctccgccgccacgggcCTCGACAATGCCACCGCCGGCGTCCTG TCGGTGATCACGCTGGACGAGCAGCTGGCCTACTTCAAGGAGTACACGGACCGCCTCAAGGTTGCCAAGGGCGATGCGGCGGCGAAGGAGATCATCAGCGAGGCGCTCTACATCTGGAGCATCGGCACCAACGACTTCATCGAGAACTACTACAACCTGCCGGAGCGGCGGATGCAGTACACAGTGGGCGAGTACGAGGCCTACCTCCTCGGGCTCGCCGAGGCCGCCATCCGCCGCGTGCACGCGGTCGGCGGCCGCAAGATGGACTTCACGGGGCTCACGCCCATGGGCTGCCTCCCCGCCGAGCGGATCGGCAACCGCGGCGACCCCGGCGAGTGCAACGAGCAGTACAACGCTGTCGCAAGGACCTTCAACGCCAAGCTGCAGGACCTCGTcgccaagctcaataaggaccTCCGGGGGCTGCGGCTCGTCTTCGCCGACACGTACCAGCTCCTTGCCACCGTCGTCAGCAAGCCGGCCGACTACG GATTTGACAATGCAGTACAAGGTTGCTGTGGGACCGGGCTTTTCGAGGCAGGCTACTTTTGCAGCTTCAGCACCTCGATGCTATGTGGAAACGCCAACAAGTATGTGTTCTTCGACGCGATCCATCCCACGGAGAAGATGTACAAGCTGCTTGCCGATACCGTCATCAACACCACGTTGCATGTATTCTTGTGA
- the LOC117842386 gene encoding GDSL esterase/lipase At2g42990 isoform X2 — translation MSSLQRYLPWLIFFLLHGGREAAAGKVPAIIVFGDSSVDTGNNNFIPTIARSNFWPYGRDYANGLPTGRFSNGRLATDFISEAFGLPPSIPAYLDTNCSIDQLATGVSFASAATGLDNATAGVLSVITLDEQLAYFKEYTDRLKVAKGDAAAKEIISEALYIWSIGTNDFIENYYNLPERRMQYTVGEYEAYLLGLAEAAIRRVHAVGGRKMDFTGLTPMGCLPAERIGNRGDPGECNEQYNAVARTFNAKLQDLVAKLNKDLRGLRLVFADTYQLLATVVSKPADYGGS, via the exons ATGTCATCACTCCAGAGGTACTTGCCGTGGCTGATCTTCTTCTTGCTTCACGGCGGGCGAGAAGCGGCGGCCGGGAAGGTGCCGGCAATCATCGTCTTCGGCGACTCGTCCGTTGATACGGGCAACAACAACTTCATCCCGACCATCGCGCGGAGCAACTTCTGGCCTTACGGTCGCGACTACGCCAACGGCCTCCCCACGGGCCGCTTTTCCAACGGCCGCCTCGCCACCGACTTCATCTCCGAGGCCTTCGGACTGCCGCCCTCAATCCCCGCCTACCTCGACACAAACTGCTCCATCGACCAGCTCGCCACCGGCGTCtccttcgcctccgccgccacgggcCTCGACAATGCCACCGCCGGCGTCCTG TCGGTGATCACGCTGGACGAGCAGCTGGCCTACTTCAAGGAGTACACGGACCGCCTCAAGGTTGCCAAGGGCGATGCGGCGGCGAAGGAGATCATCAGCGAGGCGCTCTACATCTGGAGCATCGGCACCAACGACTTCATCGAGAACTACTACAACCTGCCGGAGCGGCGGATGCAGTACACAGTGGGCGAGTACGAGGCCTACCTCCTCGGGCTCGCCGAGGCCGCCATCCGCCGCGTGCACGCGGTCGGCGGCCGCAAGATGGACTTCACGGGGCTCACGCCCATGGGCTGCCTCCCCGCCGAGCGGATCGGCAACCGCGGCGACCCCGGCGAGTGCAACGAGCAGTACAACGCTGTCGCAAGGACCTTCAACGCCAAGCTGCAGGACCTCGTcgccaagctcaataaggaccTCCGGGGGCTGCGGCTCGTCTTCGCCGACACGTACCAGCTCCTTGCCACCGTCGTCAGCAAGCCGGCCGACTACG GCGGTAGCTAG